The following are encoded together in the Gloeocapsa sp. DLM2.Bin57 genome:
- a CDS encoding NfeD family protein, producing MQNTMNLWLVAGAILCVMEFFLPTEFIVLLLGLSAIVVGLLSGWLSSFPLQVVLWLFLSITGVWLLQRFYTPPKNILTRGDDVEAETLTSIAPGEEGRVLYEGNSWRAKAVDRSQEIAPHEKVYVVRREGNTLIVASEKMLKD from the coding sequence ATGCAAAATACGATGAATCTTTGGCTAGTAGCAGGAGCAATACTCTGTGTAATGGAGTTTTTCTTACCAACTGAATTTATTGTCCTACTGTTGGGGCTAAGTGCTATAGTAGTAGGTTTACTGTCAGGGTGGCTGAGTTCTTTTCCATTACAGGTTGTCCTGTGGTTATTTCTTTCTATAACAGGAGTATGGTTACTTCAACGTTTTTATACTCCTCCTAAAAATATTCTTACCAGGGGAGATGATGTAGAAGCAGAAACTCTTACTAGTATAGCTCCTGGAGAAGAAGGAAGAGTTCTCTATGAGGGTAACTCCTGGAGAGCAAAAGCCGTTGATAGATCACAAGAGATAGCACCTCATGAAAAAGTTTATGTAGTACGTAGAGAAGGAAATACTTTGATTGTAGCTTCCGAAAAAATGTTAAAAGATTAG